A single region of the Magnetospirillum sp. WYHS-4 genome encodes:
- a CDS encoding type IV pili methyl-accepting chemotaxis transducer N-terminal domain-containing protein produces MHERLIKGLTIRYAAMLGVLAALMVGGYLLMDGVIASDTRAGAQINTAGRQRMLSQRIQILAHDFAHYVGEHGDREGAAALRQDLLAAADQMERSHRALTVGDPAFGFVPELSREIRSFYRGPTAQLDADVRAFVGHVRSLAWAPLSAVNDDNPHLLHIMASASGPLLERLDQVVALLQKESESGTEKLRVAHVWVLVATLGVLALSAIALFDPMINQIRQAFRDRERADERILRSLTEQEIIAGLLRVSVETLPVEETLRRALALV; encoded by the coding sequence TTGCACGAGCGGCTCATCAAGGGCTTGACGATCCGCTATGCCGCCATGCTGGGCGTCTTGGCCGCCCTGATGGTCGGCGGCTATCTGCTGATGGACGGCGTGATCGCCAGCGACACCCGGGCCGGTGCCCAGATCAACACCGCCGGGCGCCAGCGCATGCTGTCGCAGCGCATCCAGATTTTGGCCCATGACTTCGCGCACTACGTGGGAGAACACGGCGACCGCGAAGGAGCCGCGGCCCTGCGCCAGGACCTTCTGGCGGCGGCCGATCAAATGGAACGTTCCCACCGTGCCCTGACGGTCGGCGACCCCGCCTTCGGCTTCGTTCCCGAGTTGTCCCGGGAAATCCGTTCCTTCTACCGCGGACCGACGGCCCAGTTGGATGCCGATGTCCGCGCCTTTGTCGGGCACGTCCGCTCGCTCGCCTGGGCGCCGCTTTCGGCGGTCAACGACGACAATCCTCATCTGCTGCATATCATGGCGTCGGCCTCCGGCCCCTTGCTGGAACGGCTGGACCAGGTGGTCGCTCTGCTCCAGAAGGAAAGCGAGTCCGGCACCGAAAAGCTGCGCGTCGCCCATGTCTGGGTGCTGGTGGCGACCCTGGGCGTCCTGGCGCTGTCGGCCATCGCCTTGTTCGATCCGATGATCAACCAGATCCGACAGGCCTTCCGGGACCGGGAGCGGGCCGACGAGCGCATCCTTCGCAGCTTGACGGAACAGGAGATCATCGCCGGGTTGCTCCGCGTCTCGGTCGAGACCTTGCCGGTCGAGGAAACCCTACGGCGCGCCCTCGCCCTGGT
- a CDS encoding cation:proton antiporter: protein MSHSPLYLDILILLMAAVVIVPVAKRLGIPSVIAYLAAGVALGPYTPGPVIISTQTQPLAEFGVVFLLFAIGLELPITRLRSMRHYILGLGVLQVLWTGAAIGGIALALGRSSAAALTIGAVLAFSSTAAVLTMLVERNETVTRFGRAAVAVLILQDLAVVPVLTLLPLLKGDSGSIASALGLASVKAGAAMAVIFLAGRFVIGPAYRFISAAGNPEVFTATNLLLILAVGWATAEAGMSMALGAFLAGLLLSDTAYRHQVEADIAPFRGLLLGLFFMTVGMAIDLPLVGERLGAVLGLTLGLLALKATILFALAMAFRLSLPAALRVGLLLAQGGEFAFVLLKPATELGVVEPADSQILLAVVALSMAATPLLAFLGRFAAEKLERRWGQERFALQTSDLRRHVIIAGYGRVGRTVARLLAASQIPYVALETDPHRVADARRAGLPVFFGDAAQPAVLRAAGVERAQAVVITLNRPRHAEAAVSSVRHAATDVMILARAHDSRQREILLKAGATRVIPETIEASLQLAGLALQEAGLDPVEIERSLDDFRRAYYSPPHA, encoded by the coding sequence ATGTCCCACTCTCCGCTCTACCTGGATATCCTGATCCTGCTGATGGCGGCGGTCGTCATCGTGCCGGTCGCCAAACGCTTGGGAATCCCGTCGGTGATCGCCTACCTGGCGGCCGGCGTGGCCCTGGGCCCTTACACCCCGGGCCCGGTAATCATCTCCACGCAGACCCAACCCCTGGCCGAATTCGGGGTGGTGTTTCTGCTGTTCGCCATCGGCCTGGAACTGCCGATCACCCGCCTGAGATCCATGCGCCACTACATCCTCGGGCTGGGAGTACTGCAGGTTCTTTGGACCGGCGCCGCGATCGGCGGCATCGCCCTGGCCCTGGGACGCAGTTCCGCGGCGGCCTTGACGATCGGCGCCGTTCTGGCCTTTTCCTCGACCGCCGCCGTGTTGACCATGCTGGTGGAGCGCAACGAGACGGTAACCCGCTTCGGCCGCGCCGCCGTGGCCGTACTGATCCTGCAGGACTTGGCGGTCGTCCCGGTGCTGACCCTGCTGCCTCTGCTCAAGGGCGATTCGGGAAGCATCGCATCCGCCCTGGGGCTGGCCAGCGTAAAGGCGGGCGCGGCGATGGCCGTCATCTTCCTGGCGGGGCGGTTCGTCATCGGGCCGGCCTACCGCTTCATCTCGGCGGCCGGCAATCCGGAGGTTTTCACGGCGACCAACCTGCTGCTCATCCTGGCGGTCGGCTGGGCCACGGCCGAGGCCGGCATGTCCATGGCCCTGGGAGCCTTCCTGGCCGGCCTGCTGCTGTCGGATACCGCCTACCGCCATCAGGTGGAAGCCGATATCGCCCCCTTCCGCGGGTTGCTGCTGGGACTCTTCTTCATGACCGTCGGCATGGCCATCGACCTGCCGCTGGTGGGAGAGCGGCTGGGAGCGGTCCTCGGGTTGACCCTGGGACTGCTCGCCCTCAAGGCGACGATTCTTTTTGCGCTCGCCATGGCCTTCCGCCTGTCCCTGCCGGCCGCCCTGCGGGTCGGCCTGTTGCTCGCTCAGGGCGGCGAATTCGCCTTCGTGCTTCTGAAACCAGCCACCGAACTGGGGGTGGTGGAGCCGGCGGACAGCCAGATCCTGCTGGCCGTGGTGGCGCTTTCCATGGCGGCGACGCCGCTGCTCGCTTTCCTCGGACGCTTCGCCGCCGAAAAGCTGGAGCGGCGCTGGGGCCAAGAGCGCTTCGCCTTGCAGACCAGCGACCTGCGCCGCCACGTTATCATCGCCGGCTATGGACGGGTGGGGCGGACGGTGGCCCGCCTGCTGGCGGCCAGCCAGATCCCCTATGTCGCCCTGGAGACGGACCCCCATCGGGTGGCCGACGCACGGCGGGCCGGATTGCCCGTGTTCTTCGGCGATGCCGCCCAGCCGGCCGTCCTGCGTGCAGCCGGCGTCGAACGGGCCCAGGCGGTGGTAATCACCCTGAACCGGCCACGGCACGCGGAAGCGGCGGTATCTTCCGTGCGCCATGCCGCAACCGACGTGATGATCCTGGCTCGCGCCCACGACTCCCGTCAGCGCGAGATCCTTCTGAAGGCGGGAGCGACGCGGGTGATCCCGGAAACCATCGAAGCCAGCCTGCAACTGGCCGGCTTGGCCTTGCAGGAAGCGGGGCTCGACCCGGTCGAGATCGAACGCAGCCTCGACGATTTCCGGCGCGCCTACTACAGCCCTCCCCACGCCTAG
- the ssb gene encoding single-stranded DNA-binding protein, which yields MAGSVNKVILVGNLGRDPEVRYAQDGSKIVNFTLATSESWKDKGSGERKEKTEWHRVVVFNDRLAGIAEQYLRKGSKVYVEGSLQTRKWTGNDGQERYTTEVVLTRFKGELTLLDSKGGGGGGGGGYSPPGEPDWAPPDQGGTASGSGGSRPAGGAGRGPAPGGDLDDEIPF from the coding sequence ATGGCGGGCTCGGTGAACAAGGTGATCCTGGTGGGAAACCTGGGGCGCGACCCCGAGGTGCGCTATGCCCAGGATGGCTCGAAGATCGTCAACTTCACCCTCGCCACCAGCGAATCCTGGAAGGACAAGGGCTCCGGGGAGCGCAAGGAAAAAACCGAATGGCACAGGGTCGTGGTCTTCAATGACCGCTTGGCCGGAATCGCCGAGCAATACCTGCGCAAAGGCTCCAAGGTCTACGTCGAGGGCTCCCTGCAAACCCGTAAGTGGACCGGCAACGACGGGCAGGAACGCTACACCACCGAAGTCGTTCTCACCCGCTTCAAGGGCGAATTGACCCTGCTCGATTCGAAGGGCGGCGGCGGTGGCGGCGGCGGCGGTTATTCCCCGCCGGGCGAGCCCGATTGGGCTCCCCCGGATCAGGGCGGTACTGCCAGCGGAAGCGGCGGCAGTCGTCCGGCCGGCGGCGCCGGGCGCGGTCCGGCGCCGGGCGGCGACCTGGACGACGAAATCCCCTTCTAG
- a CDS encoding YgiQ family radical SAM protein — translation MILGYSAAMDAPALFLPTTRAEMDGLGWDACDVVIVTGDAYVDHPSFGMAIVGRLLEAQGLRVGILAQPDWRNAEAFKTLGRPRLFFGVTAGNMDSMVNRYTSDRRLRHDDAYTAGGEGGRRPDRAAIVYAQRCREAFRDVPVVLGGIEASLRRIAHFDYWSETVRRSILMDAKADLLLYGNAERALVDVARRVMVGERLRDIHDLRGSVCIRDAVPDGWREVDFLQGGGDGPAVVRLPSFEAVRDDPLLYAQASRAFHLESNPGNARPLVQRHGDKEVWVNPPPLPLSTGEMDRIYELPFARAPHPAYGTARIPAWEMIRFSVTILRGCFGGCSFCSIAEHEGRIVQNRSEESVLREIEAVRDKTPGFTGTISDLGGPTANMYRLACKSAKAQAVCRRPSCVFPEICKNLDTDHAPLIHLYRKARSIKGVKRVLVASGVRYDLALRDPDYVKELAAHHVGGYLKVAPEHTEPGPLACMMKPGIEAYDRFQEMFERFSRAAGKRQYLIPYFIAAHPGTTDADMVKLAVWLRRRGLKLDQVQAFLPSPLSLATAMYHTGLNPLRPVRQGGGEAVFVPKGARQRRLHKAFLRWHDPENAPLLREALLAMGRRDLIGSGPGCLVPPGPIDRPRPRSR, via the coding sequence ATGATCCTGGGCTATAGTGCGGCGATGGACGCTCCGGCACTCTTCCTGCCCACGACGCGAGCCGAGATGGATGGTCTCGGCTGGGACGCCTGCGACGTGGTGATCGTCACCGGCGACGCCTATGTGGACCACCCGAGCTTCGGCATGGCCATCGTCGGCCGCCTGCTGGAGGCCCAGGGCCTTCGGGTCGGCATTCTCGCCCAGCCCGATTGGAGGAACGCCGAGGCCTTCAAGACGCTTGGCCGGCCGCGCCTGTTCTTCGGCGTCACCGCCGGCAACATGGATTCCATGGTCAACCGCTACACCTCCGACCGGCGGCTGCGCCACGACGACGCCTATACGGCGGGCGGGGAAGGGGGACGACGTCCCGACCGGGCGGCCATCGTCTATGCCCAGCGCTGCCGCGAGGCCTTCCGGGACGTTCCCGTCGTACTGGGCGGCATCGAGGCCAGCCTGCGCCGCATCGCCCATTTCGACTACTGGTCGGAAACCGTGCGCCGGTCCATCCTGATGGACGCCAAGGCCGACCTGCTGCTTTACGGCAACGCCGAACGGGCCCTCGTCGACGTGGCCCGCCGCGTCATGGTCGGGGAGCGCCTGCGGGACATCCACGACCTGCGCGGGTCGGTCTGCATCCGCGACGCGGTGCCGGACGGCTGGCGGGAAGTCGATTTCCTGCAAGGCGGCGGCGACGGGCCCGCCGTGGTGCGGCTGCCCTCCTTCGAGGCGGTGCGCGACGATCCGCTTCTTTATGCCCAAGCCTCCCGCGCCTTTCATCTGGAAAGCAATCCGGGCAATGCCCGGCCACTGGTGCAGCGGCACGGCGACAAGGAGGTCTGGGTCAATCCGCCGCCTCTTCCCCTGTCCACCGGGGAGATGGACCGGATCTACGAACTGCCGTTCGCCCGGGCCCCCCATCCGGCCTACGGAACGGCCCGCATTCCGGCCTGGGAGATGATCCGCTTTTCGGTGACCATCCTGCGCGGCTGCTTCGGCGGCTGTTCCTTCTGTTCCATCGCCGAACACGAGGGCCGTATCGTGCAGAACCGGTCCGAGGAGTCGGTGCTGCGCGAAATCGAGGCGGTGCGCGACAAGACGCCGGGGTTCACCGGCACCATTTCCGATCTGGGGGGGCCGACCGCCAACATGTACCGGCTGGCCTGCAAGTCGGCCAAGGCGCAGGCCGTCTGCCGGCGGCCGTCCTGCGTGTTCCCGGAAATCTGCAAGAACCTGGACACCGACCACGCCCCCTTGATCCACCTTTACCGCAAGGCACGGTCCATCAAGGGTGTCAAGCGGGTCCTGGTGGCGTCCGGGGTCCGCTACGATCTGGCGCTCCGCGATCCGGACTATGTGAAGGAACTGGCCGCCCATCACGTGGGCGGTTACCTGAAGGTGGCGCCCGAACATACGGAACCCGGTCCGCTGGCCTGCATGATGAAGCCTGGCATCGAGGCCTATGACCGCTTCCAGGAAATGTTCGAACGCTTTTCCCGCGCAGCCGGCAAGCGCCAATATCTGATTCCCTATTTCATCGCCGCCCATCCCGGCACCACCGACGCCGACATGGTCAAGCTGGCCGTCTGGTTGCGGCGGCGGGGGCTCAAGCTGGATCAGGTGCAGGCCTTCCTTCCGTCGCCCCTGTCGCTGGCCACCGCCATGTACCACACGGGGCTCAATCCGCTACGGCCGGTACGGCAAGGGGGAGGGGAGGCGGTCTTTGTCCCCAAGGGCGCCCGCCAGCGCCGGCTGCACAAGGCCTTCCTGCGCTGGCACGACCCGGAAAACGCCCCTTTGCTGCGCGAGGCCCTGCTGGCCATGGGGCGCCGGGACCTTATCGGCTCCGGGCCCGGCTGCCTGGTTCCGCCCGGCCCGATCGATAGGCCGCGACCGCGAAGCCGCTAG
- the aat gene encoding leucyl/phenylalanyl-tRNA--protein transferase — MAVPVQRIPPEILLRAYASGVFPMAETRDDPDFFWVDPKRRGILPLDAFHVPRRLKRTLRQAPFEVRCDGAFSAVVRACAESPGPNRRETWINRTIEESYAELHALGFAHSVECWREGELVGGLYGVSLGGAFFGESMFSRVEDASKVALVHLAIRLRLGGYVLLDIQFVTEHLKRFGAVEIPARDYLERLEAALSIPAEFYGDLPEGVLAGAMAALCSQSSTQTS; from the coding sequence ATGGCCGTTCCCGTTCAGCGCATTCCCCCGGAAATCCTGCTCCGCGCCTATGCCTCGGGGGTCTTTCCCATGGCCGAGACGCGCGACGATCCGGATTTCTTCTGGGTCGATCCCAAGCGGCGGGGCATCCTGCCTCTGGATGCCTTCCACGTGCCGCGCCGTCTGAAGCGAACGCTCCGCCAGGCTCCCTTCGAGGTGCGCTGCGATGGCGCTTTTTCCGCCGTGGTGCGGGCTTGCGCCGAAAGCCCGGGGCCCAACCGCCGCGAGACCTGGATCAACCGAACCATCGAAGAATCCTATGCCGAACTCCACGCACTGGGCTTCGCCCATAGCGTCGAATGTTGGCGGGAAGGGGAATTGGTCGGGGGCCTCTACGGCGTGTCGCTGGGGGGGGCCTTCTTCGGCGAGAGCATGTTCTCGCGCGTCGAGGACGCCTCCAAGGTGGCCCTGGTGCACTTGGCGATACGTCTGCGCCTGGGTGGCTACGTGCTGCTGGACATCCAGTTCGTCACCGAGCACCTGAAGCGCTTCGGCGCCGTCGAGATCCCGGCCCGCGACTATCTGGAACGGCTGGAAGCGGCCCTGTCGATTCCAGCCGAATTCTACGGCGACTTGCCGGAAGGCGTCCTGGCGGGCGCCATGGCGGCGCTCTGCTCGCAATCCAGCACCCAGACGTCGTAA
- a CDS encoding DUF2155 domain-containing protein, whose amino-acid sequence MRIPFFGLFAQVLMAAVPAAAEPMGVAVLQGMDKVTARVSTIRVAVNDTVRFGTLEITAYRCDKRSPEELPESAAFLDIREARVGEAPVELFRGWMFASSPALSAMEHPVYDVWVLDCEQSAAMAPARTPSGKSP is encoded by the coding sequence GTGAGGATTCCCTTCTTCGGCTTGTTCGCCCAGGTCCTGATGGCCGCCGTCCCGGCGGCGGCCGAGCCCATGGGGGTGGCGGTGCTACAGGGCATGGACAAGGTGACGGCGCGGGTCTCCACCATCCGGGTGGCGGTCAACGATACGGTGCGCTTCGGCACCCTGGAAATCACCGCTTACCGCTGCGACAAGCGCTCGCCCGAAGAACTGCCGGAAAGCGCCGCCTTCCTGGACATCCGCGAAGCCCGCGTGGGCGAGGCACCGGTGGAACTGTTCCGCGGCTGGATGTTCGCCTCCAGTCCAGCGCTTTCGGCGATGGAGCACCCGGTTTACGACGTCTGGGTGCTGGATTGCGAGCAGAGCGCCGCCATGGCGCCCGCCAGGACGCCTTCCGGCAAGTCGCCGTAG
- a CDS encoding MlaD family protein: MGRSLVETVMGAVVLLVAAAFVYVAVQTAEIKAVEGYALTASFYKIGGLKKGSDVRISGIKVGTVTEHRLAPKTFDALVEMSISANIKLPVDTVASIASEGIMGGKYVRLEPGSDKGKTLPPGGTIAKTKDFRSLEDQVGEIIFLATGGKDKQQDGGPQP; the protein is encoded by the coding sequence GTGGGACGCAGTCTGGTCGAAACGGTAATGGGTGCGGTGGTGCTTCTGGTGGCCGCCGCCTTCGTCTACGTGGCCGTCCAAACCGCCGAGATCAAGGCAGTGGAAGGTTACGCGCTGACGGCCTCCTTCTACAAGATCGGCGGGCTGAAGAAGGGCAGCGACGTCCGCATCAGCGGCATCAAGGTGGGCACGGTCACCGAGCACCGCCTCGCCCCCAAGACCTTCGACGCCTTGGTCGAAATGTCGATTTCGGCGAACATCAAGCTGCCGGTCGACACCGTGGCCTCCATCGCCAGCGAGGGCATCATGGGCGGCAAATACGTTCGCCTGGAACCGGGCAGCGACAAGGGCAAGACCCTGCCCCCCGGCGGCACCATCGCCAAGACCAAGGACTTCCGCTCCCTGGAGGACCAGGTCGGCGAGATCATCTTCCTGGCCACCGGCGGCAAGGACAAGCAGCAGGACGGCGGCCCGCAGCCGTGA
- a CDS encoding MlaD family protein, which yields MRSKDREIREVLVGGLAVLGLVAMLGLSYGGGKDAAKTQAGEYALKAIFNRVDGLLEGDEVHLGGIRVGTVDRLSLDANFRAVATLRIRSSVKLPRDTSAAVHTDGLFGSKFVVLEPGGEEENFKPGATIDFTQDAVIVGELLDLIIAEGRANRKN from the coding sequence ATGCGCAGTAAGGATCGGGAGATTCGGGAGGTTCTGGTCGGCGGCTTGGCGGTGCTGGGCTTGGTCGCCATGCTGGGGCTGTCCTACGGCGGCGGCAAGGACGCCGCCAAGACCCAGGCAGGCGAATACGCCCTGAAGGCCATCTTCAACCGCGTCGACGGGTTGCTGGAAGGCGACGAAGTCCACCTGGGCGGCATCCGGGTGGGCACCGTGGACCGCCTGAGCCTGGACGCCAACTTCCGCGCCGTGGCGACCTTGCGCATCCGCTCGTCGGTCAAGTTGCCGCGCGACACCTCGGCAGCCGTGCATACCGATGGCTTGTTCGGTTCCAAGTTCGTGGTCCTGGAACCGGGCGGCGAGGAAGAGAACTTCAAGCCCGGCGCCACCATCGACTTCACGCAGGACGCGGTGATCGTCGGCGAACTGCTGGACTTGATCATCGCCGAAGGCCGGGCGAACCGGAAGAACTAG
- a CDS encoding NADH:ubiquinone oxidoreductase subunit NDUFA12: MIVGTLFYTWIFGRLEGTDEFGNRYFRSSHKRHGTERRWVLYKGDPEASKVPPEWHAWLHHTVPQPLTEIAANPRPWQKPHQSNPTGTRAAYRPQGHDLVGGSTGSGAYEAWQPDAQ, encoded by the coding sequence ATGATTGTCGGCACGCTGTTCTACACCTGGATCTTCGGCCGCCTGGAAGGGACCGACGAATTCGGCAACCGCTATTTCCGCTCGTCCCACAAACGGCACGGAACGGAACGGCGTTGGGTACTCTACAAGGGCGACCCCGAGGCATCCAAGGTGCCGCCCGAATGGCATGCCTGGCTGCACCATACGGTGCCCCAGCCCCTGACCGAGATCGCAGCCAATCCCAGGCCCTGGCAGAAACCCCACCAGTCCAATCCGACTGGCACCCGGGCCGCCTATCGGCCTCAGGGGCACGACTTGGTTGGCGGCAGCACCGGCTCCGGCGCCTACGAGGCTTGGCAGCCGGATGCGCAGTAA
- a CDS encoding ABC transporter ATP-binding protein, whose product MNDAPQVLRLSGILRTFHQGKSDLEILRGAELSIREGEIVGLVGPSGAGKSTLLHIAGLLEKPDAGEIEVCGEACSKLGDDRRTLLRRHFMGFVYQYHHLLPEFTALENVVIPQVIAGLGRSEARERATQLLAAMGLADRAEHRPARLSGGEQQRVAIARALANAPRLLLADEPTGNLDPHTAEEVFGVLLKLARGAGLAALIATHNPDLARRMDRILRVEEGVLVEQ is encoded by the coding sequence ATGAATGATGCGCCTCAGGTCCTCCGCCTTTCCGGCATCCTCCGCACCTTTCACCAGGGCAAATCCGACCTGGAAATTCTCCGGGGCGCCGAACTGTCCATCCGGGAAGGCGAAATCGTCGGCTTGGTCGGTCCGTCCGGCGCCGGCAAGTCGACCTTGCTGCATATCGCGGGCCTTCTGGAAAAGCCCGACGCGGGCGAGATCGAGGTCTGCGGCGAAGCTTGCTCCAAGCTGGGCGACGACCGCCGCACCTTGCTACGCCGTCATTTCATGGGATTCGTCTACCAGTACCACCATCTGCTACCCGAGTTCACCGCCCTGGAAAACGTGGTCATCCCGCAGGTGATCGCGGGCCTGGGCCGTTCGGAGGCGCGTGAGCGCGCCACCCAACTCCTGGCCGCCATGGGCCTGGCGGATCGCGCCGAGCATCGTCCGGCCCGCCTATCGGGCGGCGAGCAGCAGCGGGTCGCCATCGCCCGCGCCCTGGCGAACGCGCCGCGCCTGTTGCTGGCCGACGAGCCGACCGGCAACCTGGACCCGCACACGGCCGAAGAAGTCTTCGGCGTCCTGCTAAAGTTGGCACGCGGCGCCGGGCTGGCTGCCCTGATCGCCACCCACAACCCCGACCTCGCCCGCCGCATGGACCGCATCCTGCGCGTCGAGGAAGGCGTGCTGGTCGAGCAGTAG
- a CDS encoding lipoprotein-releasing ABC transporter permease subunit, which produces MFSRFEWMMAMRYLRARRQEGFISVIAWFSLLGIGLGVATLIIVMSVMNGFRQELLTRILGVNGHLSVTGPSNQLLLFDMAADQVRKIPGVVQVTPLIEGQVMVTAKGVARGAMIRGVRPDDLAKRKMIADNIVGGDLTKFGGPDHVVVGGRLAGKLGLDVGDDITVISPKGSVTAFGTVPRLRTYKIAATFRVGMFEYDSNFVFLPLEAAQTFFQMPEKVSNLEIFVEDPHKARQLTGRITAALGGETQVYDWQQANSSFFNAIQVERNVMFLILTLIILVAAFNIISSLIMLVKDKHRDIAILRTMGATRGMILRVFFIAGASVGVIGTTFGVALGLSFTRNIESVRQFIQGFTGNDLFAAEIYFLSKLPAIVDYNEVIAVVGMGLGLSLLATLYPSWRAARIDPAEALRYE; this is translated from the coding sequence ATGTTCTCGCGCTTCGAATGGATGATGGCGATGCGCTACCTGCGGGCCCGTCGGCAGGAAGGTTTCATTTCGGTCATCGCCTGGTTCTCCCTGCTGGGCATTGGCCTGGGGGTGGCGACGCTTATCATCGTCATGTCGGTGATGAACGGCTTTCGCCAGGAACTGCTGACCCGCATCCTGGGAGTCAACGGGCACCTGAGCGTCACCGGCCCGTCCAACCAGTTGCTGCTGTTCGACATGGCGGCCGATCAGGTGCGGAAGATTCCGGGCGTGGTGCAGGTCACGCCGCTGATCGAGGGCCAAGTGATGGTCACCGCCAAGGGCGTGGCGCGCGGCGCCATGATCCGCGGCGTCCGTCCCGACGACCTGGCCAAGCGCAAGATGATCGCCGACAACATCGTGGGCGGCGACTTGACCAAGTTCGGCGGCCCCGACCACGTGGTGGTGGGTGGCCGGCTGGCCGGCAAGCTGGGCCTGGACGTGGGCGACGACATCACCGTCATCTCGCCCAAGGGCAGCGTCACCGCTTTCGGCACCGTGCCCCGACTGCGCACATACAAGATCGCCGCCACCTTCCGGGTCGGCATGTTCGAATACGATTCCAACTTCGTCTTCCTGCCCCTGGAAGCCGCCCAGACTTTCTTCCAGATGCCGGAAAAGGTGAGCAACCTGGAAATCTTCGTCGAAGACCCGCACAAGGCCCGCCAGTTGACGGGGCGCATCACCGCCGCCCTGGGCGGCGAGACCCAGGTCTATGACTGGCAACAGGCCAATTCCAGCTTCTTCAACGCCATCCAGGTGGAACGGAACGTCATGTTCCTGATCCTCACCCTCATCATCCTGGTGGCGGCCTTCAACATCATCTCCAGCCTGATAATGCTGGTCAAGGACAAGCACCGCGACATCGCGATCCTGCGCACCATGGGGGCGACGCGCGGCATGATCCTGCGCGTCTTCTTCATCGCCGGGGCCAGCGTGGGCGTCATCGGCACCACCTTCGGCGTGGCCCTGGGCCTGTCGTTCACCAGGAACATCGAGTCGGTGCGCCAGTTCATCCAGGGCTTCACCGGCAACGACCTGTTCGCCGCCGAGATCTACTTCCTGTCCAAGCTACCGGCCATCGTCGACTACAACGAGGTGATCGCCGTGGTGGGCATGGGCCTGGGGCTGTCGCTTCTGGCCACGCTCTACCCGTCCTGGCGGGCGGCGCGCATCGATCCGGCGGAGGCCCTGCGCTATGAATGA
- a CDS encoding proline--tRNA ligase — protein sequence MRLSRLFLPTLKETPSEAQIVSHRLMLRAGMIRQHAAGIYTWLPLGYRVLRRIEQIVREEQDAAGAHEILMPTVQSAELWRESGRYDAYGPEMLRIRDRHERDMLYGPTHEEVVTDVFRQNVRSYKDLPQMLYQIHWKFRDEVRPRFGVMRGREFLMKDCYSFDQTKEDARRSYNKMFVAYLRTFARLGLKAIPMAAESGPIGGDMSHEFIILAETGESEVQCHKALLEMPIPGADLDYEGDLQPVVDTWTSYYAATSEKYDPAKAAAAGVDLVTARGIEVGHIFNFGTKYSAPMKAAVAGPAGEEITVEMGSYGIGVSRLVGGIIEASHDEAGIVWPESVAPYRIGLINLKSGDAACDAACADLYGKLEKAGVDVLYDDRDARAGVKFADMDLIGLPWQVVVGPKGVAAGRAEIKNRRTGVKDEVSLDAVLNRFAG from the coding sequence ATGCGCTTGTCCCGCCTGTTCCTGCCGACCCTCAAGGAAACCCCGTCCGAGGCCCAGATCGTCTCGCACCGCCTGATGCTCCGGGCCGGGATGATCCGCCAGCATGCGGCAGGCATCTACACATGGCTGCCGCTGGGCTACCGGGTGCTGCGCAGGATCGAGCAGATCGTGCGCGAGGAGCAGGATGCAGCCGGCGCCCACGAGATCCTGATGCCCACCGTCCAGTCGGCCGAACTTTGGCGGGAAAGCGGCCGTTACGACGCCTACGGCCCCGAGATGCTGCGCATCCGCGACCGGCACGAACGCGACATGCTCTACGGCCCCACCCATGAAGAGGTGGTGACCGACGTCTTCCGGCAGAACGTCCGCAGCTACAAGGACCTGCCGCAGATGCTCTACCAGATCCACTGGAAGTTCCGCGACGAGGTGCGGCCCCGTTTCGGCGTCATGCGCGGGCGCGAGTTCCTGATGAAGGACTGCTATTCCTTCGACCAGACCAAGGAGGACGCCCGGCGGTCCTACAACAAGATGTTCGTCGCCTACCTGCGCACCTTCGCCCGCCTGGGGCTCAAGGCCATTCCCATGGCGGCGGAAAGCGGCCCCATCGGCGGCGACATGAGCCACGAGTTCATCATCCTGGCCGAAACCGGCGAATCCGAGGTGCAGTGCCACAAGGCGCTGCTGGAAATGCCGATCCCCGGTGCGGACCTCGACTACGAGGGCGACCTGCAGCCCGTCGTCGACACCTGGACTTCCTACTACGCCGCCACCTCGGAAAAGTACGATCCCGCCAAGGCGGCGGCGGCCGGGGTCGACCTGGTGACGGCGCGCGGCATCGAAGTGGGCCATATCTTCAATTTCGGCACCAAGTACTCGGCCCCCATGAAGGCGGCGGTGGCCGGCCCGGCGGGCGAGGAGATCACGGTCGAGATGGGCTCCTACGGCATCGGCGTGTCGCGCTTGGTGGGCGGCATCATCGAGGCGTCCCACGACGAGGCCGGCATCGTCTGGCCGGAAAGCGTCGCCCCCTACCGCATCGGCCTTATCAACCTGAAAAGCGGCGATGCCGCCTGCGATGCCGCCTGCGCCGACCTCTACGGCAAACTGGAAAAGGCCGGGGTGGACGTGCTCTACGACGACCGCGACGCCCGCGCCGGGGTCAAGTTCGCCGACATGGACCTGATCGGCCTGCCCTGGCAGGTGGTGGTCGGCCCCAAGGGCGTCGCCGCCGGCCGGGCCGAGATCAAGAACCGCCGGACCGGCGTCAAGGACGAAGTGTCCCTGGACGCGGTCTTGAACCGCTTCGCCGGGTAG